A window of the Caldivirga sp. genome harbors these coding sequences:
- a CDS encoding TATA-box-binding protein: MPKEPVYRIENIVATVNLGVDLDLERLAEVLPAAEYNPDQFPGLILRFQRPKISALIFRTGKMVCTGAKSEEELKRAVKYLVKTLNQRGAQIQNDSDIQVQNIVASGNLHAEVNIEKAALLLENSMYEPEQFPGLIYRMSDPKVVILVFSSGKIVCTGAKKETDVAVAVRKLYDKLKEINALYVIEEESAYEET; this comes from the coding sequence ATGCCGAAGGAACCCGTATACAGAATTGAGAATATAGTGGCAACCGTGAACCTGGGTGTTGACCTGGATCTAGAGAGACTTGCGGAAGTATTACCTGCAGCTGAGTATAATCCTGACCAATTCCCCGGCTTAATACTTAGGTTTCAGAGGCCTAAGATCTCGGCGTTAATATTCAGGACAGGCAAAATGGTTTGCACTGGGGCTAAGAGTGAGGAGGAGTTGAAGAGGGCTGTTAAGTACCTTGTTAAGACCCTCAACCAACGTGGTGCGCAGATACAGAATGACTCAGATATTCAAGTTCAAAACATTGTTGCCTCAGGTAATCTACATGCTGAGGTTAATATTGAGAAGGCTGCGTTACTCCTTGAGAACTCAATGTATGAGCCCGAACAGTTCCCGGGATTAATATATAGGATGAGTGACCCTAAGGTGGTCATATTAGTGTTCAGTTCAGGTAAGATAGTTTGCACTGGGGCTAAGAAGGAGACTGACGTCGCTGTGGCTGTCCGTAAACTGTACGATAAGTTAAAGGAGATTAACGCACTATACGTTATTGAGGAGGAGTCTGCATATGAGGAAACGTAA